One Kineosporiaceae bacterium DNA segment encodes these proteins:
- a CDS encoding TIGR04141 family sporadically distributed protein: MAIPARSQRSVYLALETVSFDDCLDLLTDDLSGADPQFVEISGCRAVVVHQGIPLHPAPWCTELNAISGLDITYQVSSAGAVLIVEVEDSIFAIGFGGGSRWLASDRLDGRFGLRFAIRSLDPDELQDVVKRTPGLGRTDITLIPAGATVWQLGVDRIAQIVRRLGGKATFADPDGQERTARVEGGSALRFGVANVDETLIAELSEIVSTLRNKPPVPQLEFVEHIVPITDAQTRAELDTQLELLLGAGSVDAVRDQLAVAAPEPTIDVLPQTTAYVVKIGGARAQEYSSLELGQRLTSTNAFRWLEAVVGVAERRFFLLDAAWYEIGAHYLTTLVSEIEDLVADGPDLDLPAWQQGQEERGYNEHVQSCRRGFICLDRQGVVTQLHRRNGVEICDLLGPDDELIHVKRAASSAPLSHLFNQGLVSAQSLTYDKQARAGFAAKVRERGGGRQVNEDFVPRTVVFAIQLKAGEAVTPRSLFPFAQVALRQAARGLHELGATVHVVTIPQAAA; encoded by the coding sequence ATGGCGATCCCGGCACGATCACAGCGCTCCGTCTACCTCGCCTTGGAAACGGTTTCCTTCGATGACTGCCTCGACTTGTTGACAGATGACCTTTCAGGGGCGGATCCGCAGTTCGTCGAGATCTCGGGCTGTCGGGCAGTCGTCGTGCACCAAGGCATCCCGCTTCATCCCGCGCCGTGGTGCACCGAGCTGAATGCGATCAGTGGGTTGGATATCACCTACCAAGTGAGTTCGGCCGGTGCCGTCCTGATCGTCGAGGTTGAGGACAGCATCTTCGCCATCGGGTTTGGGGGCGGGTCGAGGTGGCTCGCCTCGGACCGGCTCGACGGTCGGTTCGGTTTGCGGTTCGCCATCCGAAGCCTCGACCCGGACGAACTCCAGGACGTCGTGAAACGCACCCCCGGTCTTGGGCGTACCGACATCACGCTGATCCCGGCAGGCGCCACTGTGTGGCAGCTGGGCGTGGACCGCATCGCCCAGATCGTTCGCAGGCTCGGCGGCAAGGCGACCTTCGCGGACCCGGACGGTCAAGAACGGACTGCGCGTGTCGAAGGCGGTAGCGCTTTGCGATTCGGTGTCGCCAACGTCGACGAGACGCTCATCGCAGAGCTGAGCGAGATCGTATCGACACTGCGCAACAAGCCTCCCGTTCCGCAACTCGAATTCGTCGAGCACATCGTGCCGATCACCGACGCGCAGACGCGCGCTGAACTCGATACCCAACTGGAGCTTCTTCTAGGAGCGGGGAGCGTGGATGCCGTCCGCGATCAGCTCGCCGTCGCCGCGCCCGAGCCGACGATCGACGTCCTTCCCCAGACCACGGCGTACGTCGTGAAGATCGGTGGTGCGCGGGCGCAGGAGTACTCCTCGCTGGAGTTGGGGCAAAGGCTTACGTCGACCAATGCCTTCAGGTGGCTCGAAGCCGTTGTGGGTGTGGCCGAGAGACGCTTCTTCCTGCTCGATGCGGCGTGGTACGAGATCGGTGCCCATTACCTCACCACTCTCGTGAGCGAGATCGAAGACTTGGTCGCCGATGGCCCCGATCTCGACCTGCCTGCGTGGCAGCAGGGGCAGGAGGAGCGCGGCTACAACGAACACGTCCAGTCGTGCCGACGAGGGTTCATCTGTCTGGATCGGCAAGGCGTGGTAACCCAGCTGCACCGACGCAACGGGGTCGAGATCTGCGATCTGCTCGGACCCGACGACGAACTGATCCATGTCAAGCGTGCAGCCTCCTCGGCGCCGCTCAGCCACCTGTTCAACCAAGGGCTCGTCTCGGCACAGAGCCTCACCTACGACAAGCAGGCGCGGGCCGGATTCGCCGCGAAGGTCCGGGAGCGTGGGGGCGGCAGGCAGGTGAACGAGGATTTCGTTCCGCGGACCGTCGTCTTCGCCATCCAACTCAAGGCCGGCGAGGCCGTTACGCCAAGAAGTCTCTTCCCGTTCGCCCAGGTGGCCCTGCGGCAGGCCGCCCGCGGTCTGCACGAGCTCGGAGCCACCGTGCATGTGGTGACGATTCCGCAGGCCGCAGCCTGA